The following proteins come from a genomic window of Microbacterium lemovicicum:
- a CDS encoding alpha/beta fold hydrolase, with protein MSFITTEDGAEIYYKDWGPRDAQPIMFHHGWPLSSDDWDAQMLFFLSKGYRVVASDRRGHGRSSQIGTGHDMDHYASDASAVVEHLDLRNAVHIGHSTGGGQVARYVAKYGEPQGRVAKAVLVSSVPPLMVQTDANPDGTPVSVFDGFRSALAANRAEFYQAVASGPFYGFNRTGADVSAPVIANWWRQGMTGSALAHYEGIKAFSETDQTEDLKAITVPVLVTQGDDDQVVPYKDASLKQHELLQNSELKIYEGFPHGMLTTHADVINPDLLAFIQK; from the coding sequence ATGTCATTCATCACCACAGAAGACGGCGCAGAGATCTACTACAAGGACTGGGGGCCCCGCGATGCGCAGCCCATCATGTTCCACCACGGCTGGCCCCTGTCCTCGGACGACTGGGACGCGCAGATGCTCTTCTTCCTGAGCAAGGGCTACCGCGTCGTCGCCAGCGACCGCCGCGGCCACGGCCGCTCGTCGCAGATCGGCACCGGTCACGACATGGACCACTACGCCAGTGATGCCAGCGCCGTCGTCGAGCACCTCGACCTGCGCAATGCGGTGCACATCGGTCACTCCACCGGCGGCGGCCAGGTGGCCCGCTACGTCGCGAAGTACGGCGAACCGCAGGGGCGCGTCGCCAAGGCCGTGCTCGTCTCGTCCGTGCCGCCGCTCATGGTGCAGACCGATGCGAACCCCGACGGCACCCCGGTCTCCGTCTTCGACGGGTTCCGCAGCGCGCTCGCCGCCAACCGCGCGGAGTTCTACCAGGCCGTGGCCTCCGGACCGTTCTACGGATTCAACCGGACCGGTGCCGACGTGTCGGCCCCGGTCATCGCCAACTGGTGGCGCCAGGGCATGACCGGCAGCGCGCTGGCCCACTACGAGGGCATCAAGGCGTTCTCGGAGACCGACCAGACCGAGGACCTCAAGGCCATCACGGTGCCGGTGCTCGTCACGCAGGGCGACGACGATCAGGTCGTGCCCTACAAGGACGCTTCTCTGAAGCAGCACGAGCTGCTGCAGAACTCGGAGCTCAAGATCTACGAGGGCTTCCCGCACGGCATGCTCACCACTCACGCCGACGTCATCAACCCCGACCTGCTCGCGTTCATCCAGAAGTAG